The following coding sequences lie in one Danio rerio strain Tuebingen ecotype United States chromosome 3, GRCz12tu, whole genome shotgun sequence genomic window:
- the hbae3 gene encoding hemoglobin alpha embryonic-3, with product MSLSAKDKANVKAFFDKVAPKAEEIGRETLSRTLFVYPQTKTYFSHWADLSPNSPQVKKHGTTVINGVLTAVGLMDDLKGGLLTLSELHAFMLRVDPANFKIINHNLLVSLAMMFPDDFTPEVHVSVDKFLAQVSLALSEKYR from the exons ATGAGTCTTTCCGCAAAGGACAAAGCGAACGTCAAGGCCTTCTTTGACAAGGTTGCACCCAAAGCTGAGGAGATCGGCCGTGAGACTCTTTCCAG GACTTTGTTCGTTTACCCTCAGACGAAGACATACTTCTCCCACTGGGCAGACCTAAGCCCCAACTCTCCTCAGGTGAAGAAGCACGGAACCACGGTGATAAACGGAGTTTTGACTGCCGTCGGGCTGATGGATGACCTGAAGGGAGGTTTGCTGACCCTCAGCGAGCTACACGCCTTCATGCTGCGCGTGGACCCCGCAAACTTCAAG ATCATCAACCACAATCTGCTGGTGTCTCTGGCCATGATGTTCCCAGACGACTTCACTCCTGAGGTGCATGTTTCCGTGGACAAGTTCCTGGCCCAGGTCAGCCTGGCCCTGTCCGAGAAGTACCGCTAA